A window of Granulicella arctica genomic DNA:
TTCATGGCCACGCTGTAGATTGCAGTAAAGGAACGGCATGTTATGGCTTATCCGGTAAGGTGAGAGTGCATGTTGTAATCGGAAAGGATGGTAGGGCTGCTTCGATAATTCCATTAGGGGGGGACAAGCGCTTCTTTGACGCGGTTGTGAATGCGGTGCGCTTATACCGTTTTAAATCTTGTACCGAAGGTCGGGATGAATGCGGTTACGATTTTACAGTCAATCCTTAGCTGCATACTTGGGAAATCTGTGCATCCGATGCGAACACTGCTTTCTTGATAAGGCAGTGCAAATGATGAAGGCAGGAGCCAACGAGGGATGCCATCATATGGCGTCTTGTAATCGCTTCTTCTGACGACAAGATATATTTGCTGCGGATTATACGCGACCAATATGGCGATGGTCCTATTGAGTTATCAACGATTCCCATAAGGTAGAAGCCTGCGCATAGACTTAGCAATGAGTAGTAGACGACACACAGCCAAGAACCGCCACAACTTGATACTTCATAGCGTTGTTCCCGAACCTATCCATCATAAACAATTGGGAGCATTTATCAATTGCCGCCTGGTGAGCATGTTGTTACTAGAGGAGCCTATGAATAATTTTAGCGATCGAGGAGAGTACTCGTGCTAACACGCCACGGACATGTAATTTGGTTCACCGGGTTGAGCGGTTCCGGCAAGTCCACGCTGTGTGCGTCGACAGCAGTATTGCTTGCAGCCCAGATGAGACCAGTGCAGATTCTTGACGCTGATAAGGTGAGAGAGGAACTATGCTCCGATCTTGGTTTCAGCTTGGACGATCGCTTTGAAAACGTACGTCGTCTCACCTACGTTGCGAAACTCTTGGCACAAAACGGAATCGTAGTCCTCGTAGCTGCTATCAGCCCACTTAACACGATGAGAGAAATGGTGCGATCAACAATACCAGATGTTATAGATATTTTTGTCGATGCTCCGCTTGCGGCTTGCGAGTTCCGAGACCCAAAAGGGCTCTACAGACGGGCACGTAAAGGACTAATTACGCAAGTCACAGGAATCGACTCGCCCTTTGAGCCGCCATCAAATCCAACAGTGACGTGCCACACCGCAATAGAAAGTATTGCCGAAAGTACGCAAAAGGTATTCGCGGCACTCGAATCTCGTGAGGGAATATCCGTTTCGATTCCGTCATCCCGTCGTAAAACCCTAGCAGTAGATTTCGACGGCGTTATTGCTGACTATACCGGCTGGAAGGGGGAGGGAGTACATGGACTTCCCCGGCGCGATGTCTTGGAAGCTCTGGCAGCCCTGCAGCGTGAAGGTTGGAAGATTGTGATTCACACGACTCGCTCAGAAACTGATATCAGAAATTACCTAATTAATCACAAAGTGCCCTATGACGAGATTAACAGAAACTCGGACTACCGGAACCTCGGTGACAAGCCAGTCGCAACGATCTACTGGGATGATCGTGCTCTTCGTTATTCCGGCGACGCTACCCGAGATCTACGTACGATTCGGCAGTTTGCGACCTGGAGCGGCCGGGAGTAGTACATGTAGTTAAAGCGAGAATATCGACGCCTCAAGCAATTTTTGGTATGGTTCAAGCGTCCATTGTGCAGCCAGCCTGCGAACTGAAACTGGCGCATTGCTCAGCTTCCAATCGCGGTCATCCACATGGATGCGGATTGCTGCTGGGTCTTTGGAATACGTCTGGAACGCACTTGCAATCTGTTTTGCATGAGTATCAGGCATCTCTAGATTTATTAGCTGTGCTGCCTTGTAGATGTTTGCGAGATTCATGTGTTGGTAATCAAGGACCCAGCATCGATCATCGAGATCTCTATGCGCTGCTTTTAAAAATCTTCCCAGACCCCGTGCGCAATACTCTTCCATCGACATTTGTCTCGTCTCGGGTCCAGTGAATCCAAAGACGTTTTCTTCGTCATAAGGAGCAAGGATAGTTTTCAACCAATCTGCGGGGCCTGCCAGATTCGATGCGATAACCTCAATAGGATTTCTGACATTCACAATGAAAGGAACAGACGGCCAAACTGAACGCATATGTGAGATTCGCAGAATGTTAGCAGTATGAGCCTTGATCACGACTGGCAATCCAAAGCATGCGGTGTATAGGCTTACAACCGCGCGAAGAAGCAGAGCGCGAATGTTATCCGCACCTTCGACACCAAGTGCAATACCTTGAAATGTATTTTCCCTAATAAGGCTTTCGATAACGGATGCTTCGGACAAAGTGGTACACTCTCCGCCTGCTTTAAACGCATTCGTGAGAAGAGTTGAGCCACATCTGGAAACGTGAAAAATTATGCAAGCAGGATCTATAGAAGGAAATGAAGCGGCGATTTGAACCAGTTCCTCAATGCCAGTGGTTCGTTCGGACGTTGAAGGTGCTAATCGAAGGTTCCGTATTGTTTGGTTGTAAAACGGTTCCGACATCTTCTTAGATTCAACGTCCAGCCATGTAACCGACGGCACGGGTAAGCTGAAGTTGAAATATATAGGTAACCAACGATCCCACCGTTCACTGCCCATCTGCACTCGCTCCCTTTGTGTTCAATATCACAATAGTCATGCCAC
This region includes:
- the cysC gene encoding adenylyl-sulfate kinase, giving the protein MLTRHGHVIWFTGLSGSGKSTLCASTAVLLAAQMRPVQILDADKVREELCSDLGFSLDDRFENVRRLTYVAKLLAQNGIVVLVAAISPLNTMREMVRSTIPDVIDIFVDAPLAACEFRDPKGLYRRARKGLITQVTGIDSPFEPPSNPTVTCHTAIESIAESTQKVFAALESREGISVSIPSSRRKTLAVDFDGVIADYTGWKGEGVHGLPRRDVLEALAALQREGWKIVIHTTRSETDIRNYLINHKVPYDEINRNSDYRNLGDKPVATIYWDDRALRYSGDATRDLRTIRQFATWSGRE